The Stigmatopora argus isolate UIUO_Sarg chromosome 16, RoL_Sarg_1.0, whole genome shotgun sequence genome has a window encoding:
- the LOC144090550 gene encoding protein FAM163B-like — translation MTAGTVVITGGILATVILLLIIAVLCYCRLQYYCCKKEESESEEEEPDFAVTSRLPPIHSNHNIVAATAAASSIPNGPALFPTPPLARKLTRSQTFCPSCTHYEMPFYLQPPAPPPPLLHHQADGLRNGGERVGYRPPQRPDLELPVPVDVPNYRKPQLARSVTMRDMYARSCSISTDV, via the exons ATGACAGCCGGGACAGTGGTCATCACTGGTGGAATTCTTGCGACGGTCATATTACTTCTTATTATCGCAGTACTGTGCTACTGCAGACTACAG TACTACTGCTGTAAGAAGGAAGAGTCCGagtcggaggaggaggagcccgaCTTCGCCGTGACCTCGCGCCTGCCGCCGATCCACTCCAACCACAACATTGTGGCGGCCACGGCGgccgcctcctccatccccaaTGGCCCCGCCCTCTTCCCCACCCCACCGCTGGCCCGGAAACTGACGCGTTCGCAGACCTTTTGCCCCTCGTGCACCCACTACGAGATGCCCTTCTACCTGCAGCCCCCGGCGCCCCCGCCGCCGCTTCTGCACCACCAGGCCGACGGCCTGAGGAACGGCGGCGAGCGGGTGGGCTACCGGCCCCCTCAGCGGCCGGACTTGGAGCTGCCCGTGCCCGTCGACGTTCCCAACTATCGGAAGCCGCAATTGGCCCGTTCCGTGACCATGAGGGACATGTACGCTCGAAGCTGTAGCATCAGCACCGACGTCTAG